The Mobula birostris isolate sMobBir1 chromosome 1, sMobBir1.hap1, whole genome shotgun sequence genome contains a region encoding:
- the LOC140197693 gene encoding delayed-rectifier potassium channel regulatory subunit KCNS2-like — protein MAAPLGNALVAEYDGEISINVGGLKKKLSYQTLARFPETRLGRLLRCCSTESVLELCDDYDEEEKEFYFDRNPALFPLVLNFYHTGRLRTTGKACIFMQEIEYWGIEEFFIDPPCCSPDHQGHSMATDLDEGEETASDRGSTTSSLDEVLTFFKDASKYDSQVFGNCRRRLWLMLENPGYNIISRIYSVLSIMMVLGSIATMCLNSMAEFQLVDQQGNNRDDPRFEIVEHFCIGWFTLELLARMFASPSLLQFFRLPLNVIDLMSILPFYLTLLVNLAVDSSPALPNLGRMLQVLRLMRIFRILKLARHSTGLRSLGATLKHSYREVGLLLLYLSVGVSVFSVVAYTIEKEEDSGLTTIPSCWWWATVSMTTVGYGDVVPISIGGKLTASACILAGILVVVLPITLIFNKFSHFYRRQKNLENAMRSCEFDEGLAELPLLNLRDYYADRMKSLMVSLNNMSRGSSTEHSMNNSVH, from the coding sequence atGGCCGCTCCACTTGGGAATGCCCTCGTGGCCGAGTATGATGGGGAGATCAGCATCAATGTTGGGGGTTTGAAGAAGAAACTAAGCTACCAAACCTTAGCAAGGTTCCCGGAGACCAGGCTGGGCCGACTTCTTCGATGCTGCTCCACAGAATCTGTCCTCGAGTTGTGCGATGACTACGACGAGGAGGAGAAGGAATTTTACTTTGACAGAAACCCTGCCCTCTTCCCTCTGGTGTTGAACTTCTACCATACGGGCAGACTCAGGACCACGGGCAAAGCATGCATCTTCATGCAGGAAATTGAGTACTGGGGCATTGAGGAGTTCTTTATCGATCCACCCTGCTGCAGCCCCGATCACCAGGGCCACAGCATGGCAACTGATCTGGACGAAGGCGAGGAAACGGCCAGTGATCGAGGCAGCACCACCTCATCCCTCGACGAGGTCCTAACCTTCTTCAAGGATGCATCAAAGTATGACAGCCAGGTCTTTGGGAACTGCCGGCGGCGGCTGTGGTTAATGCTGGAAAACCCCGGTTACAACATCATTAGCAGGATTTACAGTGTGCTGTCAATAATGATGGTTTTGGGATCCATAGCCACCATGTGTCTGAACAGCATGGCTGAGTTCCAGCTGGTGGATCAACAGGGAAACAACAGAGACGATCCCCGATTTGAAATTGTCGAGCATTTCTGCATAGGCTGGTTTACCCTTGAGCTTCTGGCCAGGATGTTTGCTTCACCAAGTCTGCTGCAATTCTTTAGGCTCCCACTGAATGTCATTGACCTGATGTCCATCTTACCCTTTTACCTGACGCTGCTGGTGAACCTAGCCGTCGACAGCAGCCCCGCCCTGCCTAATCTCGGCCGGATGCTGCAGGTCCTCAGGCTGATGAGGATCTTCCGCATTCTGAAGCTTGCCCGCCATTCCACGGGCCTGAGGTCACTGGGAGCCACCTTGAaacacagctacagggaggtgGGGCTTCTCCTCCTCTACCTGTCGGTTGGGGTGTCTGTTTTCTCCGTGGTGGCCTACACCATCGAGAAGGAGGAGGACTCCGGGCTGACCACCATCCCCTCCTGCTGGTGGTGGGCCACTGTCAGTATGACCACAGTGGGATACGGAGATGTGGTCCCCATCAGCATCGGGGGTAAATTAACAGCCTCCGCCTGCATTCTGGCTGGGATCCTGGTGGTGGTGCTCCCGATCACACTCATCTTCAATAAGTTCTCCCACTTCTACCGGCGTCAAAAGAACTTGGAAAATGCCATGAGGAGCTGTGAGTTCGACGAGGGTCTGGCTGAATTACCCCTGCTTAACCTGCGCGACTATTATGCAGACAGGATGAAGTCGCTGATGGTTAGCCTGAACAACATGAGCAGAGGGTCCTCCACTGAGCACAGTATGAACAATTCAGTGCACTGA